From a single Vitis vinifera cultivar Pinot Noir 40024 chromosome 18, ASM3070453v1 genomic region:
- the LOC104882461 gene encoding uncharacterized protein LOC104882461 — MMQISMERNDRMYTVTVGKQPIVTLWAWWDQEVKEFIRQVRRIHGKRNTQDLIVGLWADHSANYSGGYSYYYDSKRGGGKNRPLEVMALCVGHHCLLIELQGGCSEGKVLRERKVLRDFLFDRHTVVVGVGTERLAKKLEEEYGILIPRRVELLGLAQADRGLQQEDGNSLNLSRCSLGELARVVLGEEVNYVRPTKIRWRENQFDWGPFSNDLVKCSTAEAFLAAQMGAKLLKNGPHT; from the exons ATGATGCAGATTTCCATGGAAAGGAACGACCGTATGTACACAGTCACCGTCGGCAAGCAACCCATCGTCACTCTATGGGCTTGGTGGGACCAGGAGGTCAAGGAATTCATCCGTCAAGTACGCAGAATCCACGGCAAGAGGAACACCCAAGACCTCATCGTGGGCCTTTGGGCTGATCACAGCGCCAACTACTCCGGCGGCTACAGCTACTACTACGACAGCAAAAGAG GCGGCGGCAAAAACAGGCCCTTGGAGGTGATGGCGCTGTGCGTGGGGCATCACTGCCTTCTCATTGAACTACAAGGCGGTTGCAGCGAAGGGAAAGTCCTTAGAGAAAGGAAAGTCCTTAGAGACTTTCTCTTTGATCGGCACACGGTTGTGGTGGGCGTGGGGACGGAGCGCCTGGCGAAGAAGCTGGAGGAAGAGTATGGGATATTGATCCCCAGGAGGGTGGAGCTGCTAGGGTTGGCCCAGGCGGACAGGGGATTGCAGCAGGAAGATGGAAACAGTTTGAATCTGAGTAGGTGCAGTTTGGGGGAGTTGGCGAGGGTGGTGTTGGGGGAGGAGGTGAATTACGTGAGGCCCACCAAGATCCGTTGGCGGGAGAATCAGTTCGATTGGGGCCCGTTTTCCAACGACTTGGTCAAGTGTTCCACTGCTGAAGCTTTTCTTGCTGCTCAGATGGGGGCTAAGCTGTTGAAGAATGGCCCTCACACATGA
- the LOC100252363 gene encoding uncharacterized protein LOC100252363, with protein sequence TKQDQVPQKSEKPPPWAVVRSLLTCKHLQTQQQKQREQTVQGSGKKCKKMKCSGSLRSNSKVMPRPEMSSPEDHKKRTSMASSNNDGSSRSMKAPLSELNGVVSSTSSSLSASSNSSFGGSFKGMPLRRLSGCYECRMVVDPVLGITRDPSLRTTICSCPDCGEIFMKAEILELHQAVRHAVSEPGPEDTSKNTVEIIFQSNWLKKQAPVILKVHNTPKTISKFEEYRDSNKTKATKLPKKHPRCVADGNERLRFHCTTFVCSIGLNGSSNLCNSIPSCNICSIIKNGFKVAGGVPGKRILTTATSGKARDSARMSSPDGKVKRAMLVCRVTSHVDFSRSNGLSAVGNYYQQEMGGATCIQVMDMDGVLPQPLLGMRWRDEFCTTSTSMHVLLQYRYLLDRLMPELYGSHIPMMSSLNSQITILLLLTCG encoded by the exons ACAAAGCAAGACCAGGTACCCCAAAAATCAGAGAAACCTCCTCCTTGGGCGGTTGTGAGAAGCCTTTTGACCTGCAAACACCTCCAGACTCAACAACAGAAGCAGCGAGAACAAACCGTCCAGGGAAGCGGCAAGAAGTGCAAGAAAATGAAGTGTTCCGGTTCACTGCGCAGCAACTCAAAGGTCATGCCCAGGCCTGAAATGTCTTCACCAGAAGACCACAAGAAAAGGACGTCGATGGCTTCATCCAACAATGACGGTTCCAGCAGATCCATGAAAGCTCCTCTTAGTGAACTCAATGGGGTTGTTTCCTCCACTTCTTCTTCATTGTCTGCGTCTTCTAACTCTTCTTTTGGTGGGTCCTTTAAAGGAATGCCTCTCAGGAGACTATCTGGGTGTTATGAGTGCAGAATGGTGGTTGATCCGGTTCTTGGAATCACTAGAGACCCTTCTTTGAGAACCACCATCTGTTCCTGTCCTGATTGTGGTGAAATCTTCATGAAAGCTGAAATTTTGGAGCTTCATCAGGCCGTCAGACACGCCG TGTCAGAACCGGGTCCAGAAGACACAAGCAAGAACACGGTGGAAATCATATTCCAATCGAACTGGCTAAAGAAACAGGCCCCAGTCATTCTCAAAGTCCACAACACCCCCAAAACCATATCCAAATTTGAAGAATACAGAGACTCCAATAAAACCAAAGCCACCAAGCTCCCAAAGAAACACCCACGCTGCGTTGCAGACGGCAACGAACGCCTCCGCTTCCACTGCACCACTTTCGTCTGCTCCATCGGCCTCAACGGTTCCTCCAATCTCTGCAACTCAATTCCAAGCTGCAATATCTGCAGTATCATCAAGAACGGTTTCAAGGTCGCCGGAGGGGTTCCCGGAAAAAGGATTCTGACCACAGCCACCAGTGGAAAAGCCCGTGACAGTGCTAGAATGTCGTCGCCGGATGGTAAGGTGAAGAGGGCCATGCTGGTTTGCCGAGTAACATCTCACGTTGACTTCTCCAGATCCAATGGCTTGAGTGCAG TCGGAAATTACTACCAACAGGAAATGGGTGGTGCTACTTGCATTCAAG TTATGGATATGGATGGAGTACTGCCACAACCACTTTTAGGCATGCG TTGGAGAGATGAGTTTTGTACTACTTCGACGTCTATGCATGTATTACTCCAGTATAGATATCTACTTGATCGACTTATGCCAGA ATTATATGGGAGCCATATACCGATGATGTCATCTCTGAACTCCCAAATTACTATACTATTGCTTTTGACTTGTGGTTGA
- the LOC132253221 gene encoding uncharacterized protein LOC132253221 has product MRYGGVRTRGGMVLTRGDGVRTKDGGVQTRGLEIHEVDRLFIPPNVVDTKTQSLDGEVGMRDGGVRTRGGGVQTRGCHIYDDPHFPIDDASLDFPSSSPLQHFVFTFSTPLDQSLPHSSVPFIDEGVIQEDVGTLFIQELLHSYIDGPSFHILMSSSIKVSFTPSTTPLIVLSLQSLGHLFRDVMATQMQYFPTPLVEQQGEAQVQDQGRGHGRGRGQGRGRGNGATLDGPSNQSELERCHQRP; this is encoded by the exons ATGAGATATGGTGGGGTACGAACTAGAGGTGGTATGGTGCTGACCAGAGGTGATGGGGTGCGGACCAAAGATGGTGGGGTACAAACCAGAGGTTTAGAGATACACGAGGTTGATAGGTTGTTTATTCCCCCTAATGTCGTTGATACAAAGACACAATCATTAGATGGGGAGGTAGGAATGAGAGATGGTGGGGTACGAACTAGAG GTGGAGGTGTACAAACACGTGGATGCCATATTTATGATGATCCACACTTCCCTATTGATGATGCATCGCTAGATTTTCCATCATCATCGCCTCTACAACATTTTGTCTTCACTTTTTCAACACCACTTGACCAGTCATTACCTCATTCATCAGTTCCATTCATTGATGAGGGGGTGATACAAGAAGATGTTGGGACATTATTCATCCAGGAGCTATTGCATTCTTATATTGATGGGCCTTCTTTTCATATACTTATGTCATCTAGTATCAAGGTGTCATTTACTCCATCTACAACACCACTCATTGTTTTGTCACTACAATCATTAGGACATCTATTTAGAGATGTTATGGCGACACAAATGCAATATTTTCCTACACCACTTGTTGAACAACAGGGAGAGGCTCAGGTTCAAGATCAAGGACGTGGACATGGAAGAGGTCGAGGCCAAGGACGAGGACGAGGAAATGGAGCAACATTAGATGGTCCCTCAAATCAATCTGAGTTGGAAAGATGTCATCAACGCCCATAA
- the LOC100262657 gene encoding amino acid permease 3, with protein sequence MKMSSAPKDLQPHQVFDIDGVPQGASKCFDDDGRLKRTGTFWTASAHIITAVIGSGVLSLAWATAQLGWIAGPAVLFLFSFVTYYTSVLLSSCYRTGDSVTGKRNYTYMDAVRSNLGGAKMKICGLIQYLNLFGVAIGYTIAASISMMAIKRSNCFHESHDKNPCHISSNPYMIMFGIFEIILSQIPDFDQIWWLSIVAAIMSFAYSTIGLGLGVAKVAESGKFRGSLTGISIGTVTQTQKIWRSFQALGNIAFAYSYSIILIEIQDTIKSPPSEKKTMKKATLLSVIVTTLFYMLCGCMGYAAFGDLAPGNLLTGFGFYNPYWLLDIANAAIVIHLVGAYQVYCQPLFAFIEKWAAEKFPDSQFITKEIKIPIPGFKPYNLNLFRLVWRTIFVIITTVISMLMPFFNDVVGILGAFGFWPLTVYFPVEMYIAQKKIPKWSTRWLCLQILSFACLIISIAAAAGSVAGVILDLKVYKPFKTSY encoded by the exons ATGAAG ATGAGCTCCGCCCCGAAGGACCTGCAACCACACCAAGTCTTCGACATCGATGGGGTACCTCAAGGTGCCTCCAAGTGCTTCGATGATGATGGCCGTCTCAAGAGGACTG GTACTTTCTGGACTGCTAGTGCTCACATAATAACAGCTGTGATTGGGTCGGGTGTCCTCTCCTTGGCCTGGGCCACTGCTCAGCTTGGATGGATTGCTGGCCCTGCTGTGCTCTTCTTGTTCTCATTTGTAACTTACTACACCTCAgttcttctttcttcttgctACCGTACGGGTGACTCTGTGACTGGCAAGAGAAACTATACTTACATGGATGCTGTTCGTTCCAATCTTG GTGGAGCTAAGATGAAGATATGTGGGCTAATTCAGTACCTGAACCTTTTTGGAGTGGCCATTGGCTACACCATTGCAGCATCTATAAGCATGAT GGCAATCAAAAGATCAAACTGCTTCCACGAGAGTCATGACAAAAATCCATGCCACATTTCAAGCAATCCATATATGATCATGTTTGGGATCTTTGAAATCATTCTCTCTCAAATACCAGACTTTGATCAGATATGGTGGCTTTCCATTGTTGCAGCAATCATGTCCTTTGCTTACTCCACAATCGGTCTAGGCCTTGGAGTCGCTAAAGTTGCAG AAAGTGGAAAATTTAGAGGAAGTCTCACTGGGATTAGCATTGGCACTGTCACACAAACTCAAAAAATATGGaggagcttccaagcacttgggAACATAGCTTTTGCCTACTCTTACTCCATCATCCTCATTGAGATTCAG GACACAATCAAATCTCCTCCATCAGAGAAGAAGACAATGAAGAAGGCCACTCTTCTTAGTGTTATAGTGACCACACTGTTTTACATGCTCTGTGGCTGCATGGGCTATGCTGCTTTTGGAGACCTGGCCCCTGGAAACCTCCTCACTGGCTTTGGCTTCTATAACCCGTATTGGCTTCTTGATATAGCAAACGCAGCAATAGTTATCCATCTTGTTGGAGCATACCAAGTCTACTGCCAGCCCCTCTTCGCCTTCATTGAAAAATGGGCAGCAGAGAAGTTCCCTGATAGCCAGTTCATCACCAAGGAAATCAAAATCCCAATTCCGGGTTTCAAGCCTTACAATCTCAACCTCTTCCGCCTGGTTTGGCGAACAATTTTTGTGATAATAACCACAGTCATATCCATGCTCATGCCATTCTTCAATGACGTAGTTGGAATCCTTGGGGCCTTTGGATTTTGGCCTTTGACAGTATATTTCCCAGTGGAGATGTATATTGCACAGAAGAAGATCCCAAAATGGAGTACCAGATGGCTTTGCCTCCAAATCCTCAGCTTTGCTTGCCTAATTATTTCCATTGCTGCGGCTGCTGGCTCAGTTGCAGGGGTTATTCTTGACCTCAAGGTTTACAAGCCCTTCAAGACTAGCTACTGA